Proteins from one Anopheles nili chromosome 2, idAnoNiliSN_F5_01, whole genome shotgun sequence genomic window:
- the LOC128730162 gene encoding pickpocket protein 28-like: MVEPKLLKRHRIPSSVPTNKALWEPELLNESYKDDTGQRSLLVDYCANSTIHGFKYFVGAKRTTIERFWWVVVCLLSLYGCGSLIHSVYVKWDRDPVVVTFAEKPSPVFAIPFPAVTLCPETKVRKKDLSFTTAFQLYNDETVYPYMADAQIAKVEALLQVCDFSFGQDFNNDSFADDVVELLQQMAIPFDDIFVACGWRGQPIPCEQYFKRTLTEAGICYTFNSLAADDLMRREQLHEEYEYSTENRSARFWSMDDGYTVGAGGDTYPLRAFGAGLRAGMYVILRVRMKDLDYLCGNSFQGFKVHLHPPDQYPRMVYQFFRIPLSQEVSVSVDPLLFDTSPNVRWYNPKRRLCFYNHERHLKYFKVYTKYNCDIECLSNYTLEMCGCVPFSLPRTDGARICGLGMASCTDQALSVLEEMDLLYEQNQSHNFLEQCNCLPACNAIFYNTEISQARFDWRKLAENINLLSDEMDVTELSYLTIHFKVSRFIPIKRSELFGVTDFLANCGGVLGLFMGVSILSIVEIVYYCTLKPIMARSVASRPETPSIVKSSLILPPQEYGMHAATIRHRKDRW, encoded by the exons ATGGTCGAGCCGAAGTTATTGAAGCGCCACAGGATACCATCATCGGTCCCTACCAACAAAGCTCTATGGGAGCCGGAGCTTCTAAACGAGTCGTATAAGGATGACACAGGCCAAAGGAGCCTCTTGGTGGACTACTGCGCCAACAGCACCATCCACGGGTTCAAATATTTCGTTGGCGCGAAACGCACTACGATCGAGAG ATTCTGGTGGGTTGTCGTTTGTCTGCTGTCTCTGTATGGTTGCGGCAGCCTGATCCATAGCGTGTACGTCAAATGGGACCGTGATCCGGTGGTAGTGACCTTCGCCGAGAAACCATCTCCAGTGTTCGCGATCCCTTTTCCAGCCGTCACTCTGTGCCCGGAGACGAAGGTCCGTAAGAAGGATCTCTCCTTCACGACAGCCTTCCAGCTGTACAACGACGAAACCGTGTATCCCTACATGGCGGATGCGCA AATCGCGAAGGTGGAAGCCCTCTTGCAGGTGTGCGACTTCTCGTTCGGGCAGGACTTTAACAATGACTCCTTCGCAGACGATGTAGTAGAACTGCTGCAACAGATGGCCATCCCATTCGACGACATCTTCGTAGCGTGTGGGTGGCGAGGTCAACCGATTCCGTGCGAGCAGTACTTCAAGCGGACTCTCACCGAGGCAGGTATCTGCTATACGTTCAACTCGCTGGCCGCCGATGACCTGATGCGCCGCGAGCAGCTCCACGAGGAGTACGAATACTCGACGGAGAACCGATCTGCCCGTTTTTGGTCCATGGATGATGGGTATACTGTTGGCGCTGGAGGTGACACGTACCCATTGCGGGCCTTTGGGGCAGGTCTTCGTGCCGGGATGTACGTCATCTTGCGGGTTCGCATGAAGGACCTCGACTACCTATGCGGG AACTCGTTTCAGGGCTTCAAAGTGCACTTGCATCCACCCGACCAGTACCCACGGATGGTTTATCAATTCTTTCGGATCCCGCTCAGCCAAGAGGTGTCGGTATCGGTCGATCCACTGCTGTTCGACACATCACCCAACGTGCGCTGGTACAACCCAAAGCGACGTCTCTGCTTCTACAATCACGAGCGGCACCTGAAGTACTTCAAGGTGTACACCAAGTACAACTGCGACATCGAGTGTCTGTCAAACTACACGCTCGAgatgtgtggctgtgtgcctttttcgctACCACGCACAGATGGAGCACGCATTTGCGGACTCGGGATGGCGAGCTGCACCGACCAGGCGCTTTCTGTGCTGGAGGAGATGGATCTATTGTACGAACAGAACCAATCACACAACTTCCTTGAACAGTGCAACTGCTTGCCGGCGTGTAACGCCATCTTCTACAATACAGAGATATCTCAAGCGCGCTTCGACTGGCGAAAGCTGGCCGAGAACATCAACTTACTGTCGGACGAAATGGATGT AACCGAACTGTCGTACCTAACGATCCACTTCAAGGTGTCCCGCTTCATTCCGATCAAGCGGAGCGAGTTGTTCGGAGTGACCGACTTCCTTGCCAACTGCGGTGGCGTACTAGGTCTATTTATGGGCGTCAGCATTCTCAGCATCGTCGAGATCGTGTACTACTGCACGCTGAAACCGATCATGGCACGGTCGGTGGCATCCCGTCCGGAAACGCCCAGCATCGTCAAATCCTCACTAATTCTGCCACCACAGGAGTATGGAATGCACGCGGCCACCATTCGCCATCGTAAGGACCGCTGGTAA